TGATGGGGAGCGCGGTCAGCGACCCGCCGCCCATCTCGTCGGACAGCTTGGCCGCGCGCTCCAGGAGGCGCGAGTGCAGGTAGAACACGTCGCCCGGGTACGCCTCGCGGCCCGGGGGGCGGCGGAGCACCAGCGACATCTGGCGGTACGCCACGGCCTGCTTGGAAAGGTCGTCGTACACGCAGAGCGTCGCCTTCCCCTTCCCGTTCTCGTCCTTGGTGTACATGAAGTACTCGGCGAGCGCGGTCCCGGCGTACGGTGCGATGTACTGCAGCGGGGCCGGGTCGGAGGCGGAGGCCGCGACGATGATGGTGTAGTCCAGGGCGCCCGCGTCCTGCAGCCGCTTCACCACGCCGGCGATGGTCGAGTTCTTCTGCCCGATGGCGACGTAGACGCAGACGACGCCCTGGCCCTTCTGGTTGATGATGGCGTCAATGGCGATGGCGGTCTTCCCCGTGCCGCGGTCGCCGATGATCAGCTCGCGCTGGCCGCGGCCGATGGGGATCAGCGCGTCGATCGCCTTGATCCCGGTCTGCATCGGCTCCTTCACCGGCTGGCGCAGCACGATGCCGGGAGCGACGATGTCCACCTGCCGCCGGGCGACGCCGTGGATCGGGCCCTTGCCGTCCACCGGCTCGCCGAGCGGGTTCACCACGCGGCCCAGGAACTCGGGGCCGACCGGGATGTCGAGCACGCGCCCGGTGCGGCGGGCCTGGTCGCCCTCCTGGATCGCGGTCCAGTCGCCCATGACGACCGCGCCGATGTTGTCCTCTTCCAGGTTGAGCGCCAGCGCGGAGATCACCTGCCCGCTCTCGCGCGCGGTGATCTCGAGCATCTCGCTCGCCATGGTCCCGCCGAGGCCGTAGATGCGGGCGATCCCGTCCTTGACCTCGAGAACCTCACCGACCTCCTCGGCCTGCAGCACGTCCTCGTACCGCTCGATCTCCCCGAGGAGGACGTTCTTGATCTCGCTCGCGCGAAGCTGGGTGTCGACCGCCATCTCTTTAATCCTTTTCCGGTCCAGCGACGCCGCTGGAGT
The nucleotide sequence above comes from Longimicrobiaceae bacterium. Encoded proteins:
- the atpA gene encoding F0F1 ATP synthase subunit alpha — protein: MAVDTQLRASEIKNVLLGEIERYEDVLQAEEVGEVLEVKDGIARIYGLGGTMASEMLEITARESGQVISALALNLEEDNIGAVVMGDWTAIQEGDQARRTGRVLDIPVGPEFLGRVVNPLGEPVDGKGPIHGVARRQVDIVAPGIVLRQPVKEPMQTGIKAIDALIPIGRGQRELIIGDRGTGKTAIAIDAIINQKGQGVVCVYVAIGQKNSTIAGVVKRLQDAGALDYTIIVAASASDPAPLQYIAPYAGTALAEYFMYTKDENGKGKATLCVYDDLSKQAVAYRQMSLVLRRPPGREAYPGDVFYLHSRLLERAAKLSDEMGGGSLTALPIIETQAGDVSAYIPTNVISITDGQIFLESNLFYSGVRPAVNVGISVSRVGGAAQIKAMKKVAGKLKGELAQYRELEAFAAFGSELDPVTQRQLARGARSVEVLKQGQYSPMPVEQQVAIIYALTNGFLDNVDVAQVRAWERDFHIYLRTTHPEVLDGIRNDRDLTADNEKALRASIERYAEMFADPHSPVGTENYANSAILQETDADRRMGEEQLRMAARPEANAASARQSY